ACCAGCATTTTGAAGGGCTTGAAGAAAAATTAAAGGAAAGGGGAATAAATGCAAAAATTGTGAGATGCGGGAAATATGATGGTGACTTGAATAAAACAAGGAAGATTGTTGAAAAAATAAGGAAAATGGGGGCGATTTATAGATGAAAATAATAGGAATAGCGGACACAACTTTTGCAAGATATGATATGGCAAAGGATGCAATAGATGAAATAAAGAAAAATGCAACAAATGTGAGAATTGAAAGATATACTGTTCCAGGAATAAAGGATTTGCCGGTCGCAGCAAAAAAACTAATTGAGGAGAAGAACTGTGACATAGTTATGGCATTAGGAATGCCAGGGCGAATGCCTATTGATAAGCAGTGTGCCCATGAAGCATCTCTTGCATTGCTAGCGGTGCAAATACTGACTAATAAGCATATCATTGAAGTTTTTGTCCATGAAGATGAAGCAAAAGATGAGAAAGAACTCAAATGGCTCGCGGAAAGGAGGACAAGAGAACATGCTTTAAATGTAATAAATCTCCTTTTCCATCCAGAAAGATTGCAGAGGCAGGCGGGCACAGGCCAGAGGCAGGGCTTTGAAGATGCTGGTCCAATTTAAGAGGAAAACAGGTTTAGAAAACTATTTTTTTCCAATTTTAACCTTAAGTTATATTAAACAACAAAATTTAATAATTTAAAGCACATATATAAAAATGAAAAATAGCGAGAAAAGAAATCTTTTGCTTTTCTTTTTGGTTGCCTTCGCCTGGTCGTGGTTGCTGTGGCTCCCTGAAGTTTTATTTGGCTTTCGACTTTATCTTGCTCCATTTGGCCCAACCGTATCCGCTTTTATCCTTACATATATAAATGAGGGTTTGGAAGGGATAAAAAAATTATTTAAGAGAGGGATTGATTTCAGATTTAAAAGAATATGGTGGATTCCTATATTTTTGCTAATGCCATTGATAGTTGGTTTATCTCTTCTTTTTGCTGTTCTTGGTGGTGAAAATGCTGGGATACAGGTTTTATCTCAACCATGGATTATAATACCCGCATTTTTCTACATTTTATTTCTAGGTGGCCCTGTTGCGGAGGAATTTGGTTGGAGAGGATATGCTCTCGACAGATTGCAAGCTCGTTATAGCGCTTTTCTTTCCAGTTTTTTCCTTGGAATTATCTGGGGAATATGGCATCTTCCGCTATTTTTCATGAAAGGGCAGGATATATATCATAATGTTCCGATTCTTGGCTTTATTTCTGGCACAGTTCTTCTTTCTATCCTCTTTACATGGATATATAATAATACAGGAGGAAGCATTCTTGCGGTTCTAATTTTCCATACAATGGGCAATCTATCCCATTTTATTTTTCCAGCGATGGCAACTTCTTTGGGCGGGCTATATTCTGTTATACTGAATTTAATTGCTGTAATAACCATCTTAGTTATATTTGGTCCAAAAAGAATGGTTCTAAATTCTAAACAATAAATTTTAAAAACAAAAGCAGATATATTGTTGATAAAAATGAATATGAAAAAATTTGTTGTTATTGCAATTGTGTGCTTTTTGATTTTCCCAATAATTGAGGGAAAAAAAGAAAAAATTGAGGAAAGAGAAGATAAGATAACTTTTTCTGAAGTTAAAACTCACCTTGAAAATATTCCTGGAGGAAAAATAATTATAGAAAAATTGCGAGAATACGGGCTTAATGAAAATAGCACTGGTGTGCTGAAGCTTTTCTGCTTGATGATAACAAAAGGGAATGGATATGCATTCCCGCCAGGATACCAGTTTGCAATTTTTTCATCAATAATCAGCATATGGTATTATACAGATGGTTATACCCAGCTCTATACTTTTTCTGGAGAAGAAATTTATAATTTCAGCCAGATAGGCATATCTTTGATTTGGCCAATTGGCTTCTTTGTCTCGCCGAGCATCACAAAACAACCGGGCAATATAATTGGAGCGGGCTCTGCAATAGTAGTTATTATATTCCAGGTTTAAAAGCCGAGCTTAAAACCAAAGCCCTTTACAGTTGGCAATCCCTGATTTTTCCATTCAACAATTCCTCCCATC
This Thermoplasmatales archaeon DNA region includes the following protein-coding sequences:
- a CDS encoding riboflavin synthase — translated: MKIIGIADTTFARYDMAKDAIDEIKKNATNVRIERYTVPGIKDLPVAAKKLIEEKNCDIVMALGMPGRMPIDKQCAHEASLALLAVQILTNKHIIEVFVHEDEAKDEKELKWLAERRTREHALNVINLLFHPERLQRQAGTGQRQGFEDAGPI
- a CDS encoding CPBP family intramembrane metalloprotease yields the protein MKNSEKRNLLLFFLVAFAWSWLLWLPEVLFGFRLYLAPFGPTVSAFILTYINEGLEGIKKLFKRGIDFRFKRIWWIPIFLLMPLIVGLSLLFAVLGGENAGIQVLSQPWIIIPAFFYILFLGGPVAEEFGWRGYALDRLQARYSAFLSSFFLGIIWGIWHLPLFFMKGQDIYHNVPILGFISGTVLLSILFTWIYNNTGGSILAVLIFHTMGNLSHFIFPAMATSLGGLYSVILNLIAVITILVIFGPKRMVLNSKQ